The following nucleotide sequence is from Mycobacterium sp. JS623.
GGCGCGTCGACTACTCGCAACATCGGAGTCGAGAACAGTGCCGGCGAGATCATTGTGTTCCTCGACGACGACCAGACTCCGATCCGGTCGGACTGGATCAGCATGCTGTGCCGGCACTTCGACGATCCGCTGGTCCTGGGCGTCGGCGGCGGTTTGGTGCCGGATTGGCCGGATGACATACGGCCGCAATGGTTTCCCGGCGAGTTCGACTGGGTGATCAGCACGTCGTATATCGGCATGCCGGAAACGGTCGCGCCGATTCGGAACGTGTGGGGTGGCAACACCGCAATTCGCCGATCCGTCTTTCTCTCGGTCGGCGGCTTCCGCTCCGGGTTCGGGAAGGTGGGCCATGTCTCGCGTCCGGAAGACACGGACCTATGTCTGCGGATCAAGAAGGCTCATCCGTCGGGGGTCTGGCTCTATGATCCGGACGCCGAAGTCTTGCATCTGGTTCCGCCGCAACGAAGTACCCGCAAGTATTTTCTCAGGCGATGCTGGCAAGAGGGCCGCGGGAAGGCGGCGCTGGTGCAGCTCGTCGGACCGGACGGCATCGAGTCGGAGCGGGATTACACAACCAAGGTGCTGCCGCGGGGTTTGCGCCGCGAACTGCGGACGGCGTTTCGCAGCCGTGACGTCGCGGCACTGGATCGTTGTGGCGCAATCGTTATCGGATTCGGCACTACCGCTGCCGGTTGGGTTGCCGAGGTTGCAGCCATCGCCGCCAGTCGCGCGCGATGATTCGCCTTCCGACGTGGGCGAATGGCAGCGATCGCCTGCTCGCCGGCACCCGCTTCATCGGCGGCTTCGGTGAATTTTCTGACGTGCCGTCTCACTCGGAGCTCAGCGAAGCGCTGCAAACGATCCTACGAGCAGGCCCGCAAACACGGATTGGACTGGAACCGCGGAGGACTCGGCGAATCTGGAGCAGAAGGGGAACCGCACCGGTGGTGTCCGCACTACCCGATGACGTCGCCGAGGGCAACCTTGCGGGGATGTTGGAGTTTGTGCGCCGACGGCCGGGGCCGACTCCTCCCTTCACGGTGTTCACCTCCCGAAATCACGTCGTCTTCGACATCGACCACGGGCTGGGGGACGGCCGGTTCGCGATGGAATTGCTGGAGGCGGTCTTCGATCTCGTCAGCGGAAACCGGCATGCGTGGGTTGAAAAGCGCACTACACCAATGGCGTTGCCACGGGCGGTAATCACAACATTCGGCCGCCACCCTAGTCGGGCACTGATGGCAGTTCGCAGGGCAGCTAAGTTGCGATACGCCGCCCAGGATGACCAGGGTTCTGATGCGAGACAGCACGTTCCATGGGCATCGTCGCTGGCCGTACGGATCGTCCATGTCGATGCGGCCACCGAGGAGCAGGTGGAGAATTGGCGTCGGTCGCATCCTGACACACCCGGCAGCGCCGCGGTTTGGCTCTACGTGGTGCGCAAGGCGCTGCGGGCCGTCGGCATTCCCGTCCGGGAGCGTGCTCTCGTAGCCTTCGATTCACGACGCTATTTGGCGCAGCGACACGCGGTCAAAGGAAACTTCATCGTCGGACTCTCATTCCCTATCGCCGCCGACGAACCACCTGAGGAGATCGATGACCAGATTCGCGGCCTCATTGACGCCGGCGTTCCGTTGGCGGCTCAGGCTGCGATCGGGATCCGATCACTGATCGGTGGTGGCGGTGAAACGGTCATGCCAACTGCTAGGAAAACACATGCACCCGCAGACATCATGTTTACCGACCTCGGTCGCATTCCGTATCTTG
It contains:
- a CDS encoding glycosyltransferase; the protein is MTSSSTRTPISASAQDGGHAGSPGAQTVSVVVAAHSEDRWPGIVNAIKGAQAQIPPPLEVILVVDHNPALAQRARTEISGVTTVENTDTRGASTTRNIGVENSAGEIIVFLDDDQTPIRSDWISMLCRHFDDPLVLGVGGGLVPDWPDDIRPQWFPGEFDWVISTSYIGMPETVAPIRNVWGGNTAIRRSVFLSVGGFRSGFGKVGHVSRPEDTDLCLRIKKAHPSGVWLYDPDAEVLHLVPPQRSTRKYFLRRCWQEGRGKAALVQLVGPDGIESERDYTTKVLPRGLRRELRTAFRSRDVAALDRCGAIVIGFGTTAAGWVAEVAAIAASRAR